Proteins from one Brevibacillus humidisoli genomic window:
- the hemB gene encoding porphobilinogen synthase, whose amino-acid sequence MQPFERHRRLRKTTAMRNLVREHHVRIEDLIYPLFIVEGEGIKEEVPSMPGVYHFSLDRLDEELQEVVSLGIQALLVFGVPADKDDCGSQAYAEDGVVQKAIRRIKEKHPELLVIADTCLCQYTDHGHCGVIGEGYVQNDPSLALLAQTAVSQAKAGADVIAPSNMMDGFVAAIRQALDEAGYADVPIMSYAVKYASSYYGPFRDAAHSAPQFGDRRTYQMDPANAREGLREAAADVAQGADFLMVKPALAYMDMVQRLRERFDLPLVVYNVSAEYSMVKAAAANGWIDEQQIVWETMVGFKRAGADLIITYHAKDVARWLQGGK is encoded by the coding sequence ATGCAGCCGTTTGAACGACATCGTCGCCTGCGCAAGACGACGGCCATGCGCAATCTCGTTCGTGAGCACCACGTACGGATAGAGGATTTGATTTATCCATTGTTTATTGTGGAAGGAGAAGGAATCAAGGAAGAAGTGCCCTCGATGCCAGGAGTCTACCATTTCTCACTGGATCGGTTGGATGAAGAACTGCAGGAGGTTGTCAGCCTAGGGATTCAGGCTTTGCTCGTCTTTGGCGTCCCGGCGGACAAAGACGATTGCGGTTCACAGGCCTATGCCGAGGATGGCGTCGTCCAGAAGGCGATCCGCCGGATCAAAGAAAAGCATCCTGAACTGTTGGTCATCGCTGATACCTGCCTTTGCCAATATACCGATCACGGGCATTGCGGTGTCATCGGGGAGGGCTACGTGCAAAACGATCCATCGCTTGCCCTGCTTGCCCAAACCGCCGTATCCCAAGCTAAAGCGGGGGCCGATGTGATTGCTCCATCCAACATGATGGACGGTTTTGTCGCCGCGATCCGCCAGGCTCTGGACGAAGCCGGGTATGCTGACGTGCCGATCATGTCATACGCCGTTAAGTATGCCTCTTCCTACTACGGCCCATTCCGCGATGCGGCTCATTCTGCTCCCCAGTTCGGCGACCGCCGGACCTACCAGATGGATCCGGCCAATGCCCGTGAAGGGCTTCGAGAAGCGGCAGCTGACGTTGCCCAGGGAGCAGATTTCCTGATGGTAAAGCCTGCTTTGGCTTATATGGACATGGTGCAGCGTCTGAGAGAACGGTTTGACCTGCCGCTGGTCGTCTACAATGTGAGTGCCGAATATTCCATGGTGAAAGCAGCAGCGGCCAACGGCTGGATTGACGAGCAGCAGATCGTATGGGAGACGATGGTTGGCTTTAAACGGGCTGGTGCTGATCTGATTATCACGTACCATGCCAAAGACGTGGCCAGATGGCTGCAAGGAGGGAAGTAA
- the cobA gene encoding uroporphyrinogen-III C-methyltransferase has product MNRGKVYLVGAGPGDPKLLTIRGLETIQEADCIVYDRLVSPRLLANARVDAEMIYCGKLPDRHTLTQEEINQVLVEKALDGKIVTRLKGGDPSIFGRVGEEAEELAKHDIPFEIVPGITSGIAAPAYAGIPVTHRDFNSSLAIVTGHERPDKTDSSINWEKLATAVGTIIFYMGVGNLPFIREQLIKYGRAPETPVALIRWGTTVEQQTVVGTLADIVEKREQAGLTNPAIIIVGEVVSLRDRLQWFEKKPLFGKRVLVTRARSQASELSEQIMELGGEAYEFPLIKMVPPKELERLDEALWKLDQFDWVIFTSVNGVNHFFKRLRELRIDIRTMTGRLAAVGPKTAEALEAKGLTVSVLPGEFRAEGLLERLKDELKPGQSVLLPRADVAREVLPKELRERGLNVTEADTYQTVIDAENSAETAALLKEKAIHIVTFTSSSTVKNFVQALEGYDLQELLAGVQVACIGPITAQTARDLGLPVHIVATDSHIQGLVDAIIQSQGREKQDAAV; this is encoded by the coding sequence ATGAACAGAGGAAAGGTGTATTTAGTCGGTGCTGGTCCGGGCGACCCCAAGCTGCTTACGATTCGCGGATTGGAGACGATCCAGGAGGCGGATTGTATCGTATACGACCGTCTGGTCAGCCCGCGCCTGTTGGCCAACGCCAGAGTAGATGCCGAGATGATCTACTGCGGCAAGCTACCGGATCGGCATACGCTTACCCAGGAAGAGATCAATCAGGTATTGGTGGAGAAAGCGCTTGACGGTAAAATCGTCACCCGTTTGAAGGGAGGCGACCCTTCCATCTTTGGCCGGGTGGGCGAAGAAGCAGAGGAACTGGCTAAACACGACATCCCGTTTGAGATTGTACCGGGCATCACATCCGGCATCGCTGCTCCGGCATACGCCGGAATCCCGGTGACCCATCGTGATTTTAACTCATCGCTGGCCATTGTCACTGGTCATGAACGTCCAGACAAAACGGACTCAAGCATTAATTGGGAAAAGCTGGCCACTGCGGTTGGGACGATCATCTTTTACATGGGAGTGGGCAATCTGCCGTTTATCCGGGAACAGCTGATCAAATACGGACGCGCACCGGAAACGCCGGTGGCATTGATCCGTTGGGGAACCACGGTGGAACAGCAGACGGTTGTCGGGACGCTGGCCGACATCGTAGAGAAACGGGAACAGGCTGGATTGACCAATCCCGCGATCATCATCGTGGGGGAAGTGGTTTCCCTTCGCGACAGGCTGCAGTGGTTTGAGAAAAAGCCGTTGTTCGGCAAGCGGGTACTGGTCACAAGGGCGCGCAGTCAGGCCAGCGAGTTGTCGGAGCAGATCATGGAGCTGGGCGGGGAGGCATACGAGTTTCCACTGATCAAGATGGTCCCGCCAAAAGAGCTGGAGCGACTGGATGAAGCACTGTGGAAACTGGACCAGTTTGACTGGGTTATCTTTACCAGTGTCAACGGTGTCAACCATTTCTTCAAACGGCTGCGTGAACTGCGCATCGACATTCGCACAATGACAGGGCGCCTGGCGGCAGTCGGACCAAAAACGGCAGAAGCGTTGGAAGCGAAGGGGCTGACCGTCAGCGTGCTGCCGGGAGAGTTCCGTGCGGAAGGGCTGCTGGAACGGTTGAAGGACGAGTTGAAGCCAGGTCAGTCCGTGCTGCTGCCGCGTGCGGATGTTGCTCGTGAAGTTTTGCCTAAAGAACTGCGAGAGCGTGGACTGAACGTAACGGAAGCAGATACGTACCAGACGGTGATCGATGCTGAAAACAGTGCTGAGACAGCTGCACTGCTGAAAGAAAAAGCGATCCACATCGTCACCTTTACCAGTTCCTCGACTGTGAAAAACTTCGTCCAGGCACTGGAGGGATACGATCTGCAGGAACTGCTTGCCGGGGTACAGGTTGCCTGTATCGGCCCGATAACCGCTCAGACGGCACGTGACCTGGGACTGCCCGTACACATCGTCGCGACCGACTCTCACATTCAAGGGCTGGTGGATGCCATCATCCAAAGTCAGGGGAGGGAGAAACAAGATGCAGCCGTTTGA
- the hemC gene encoding hydroxymethylbilane synthase, protein MKQWKVGSRRSKLALTQTNWVIEHLKQFDPTVDFVVEEIVTKGDVILDVTLSKVGGKGLFVKEIEQSLLDKQTDLAVHSMKDVPSELQSGLVIGAVPKRVDPRDVLISREGTTLDELPHAALVGTSSLRRASQLLAYRPDLRIESIRGNIDTRMRKLNEGNFDAIVLAAAGLERVEWEGAVSQYLPIDISLPAVGQGALAIECRADDDELLALLARLDDQETRLAVSAERAFLQRLQGGCQVPLGAYATLAGTGDDGTPSIRLTGFVGSPDGRRLFKHSQTGSDPAALGRAVAEHLLSDGAGEVLAEVLEENQG, encoded by the coding sequence ATGAAACAGTGGAAAGTTGGAAGCCGCAGAAGCAAGCTGGCGCTTACGCAGACAAACTGGGTCATTGAACACTTGAAACAGTTTGACCCTACCGTCGATTTTGTCGTAGAAGAAATTGTGACCAAAGGGGACGTGATCCTGGACGTTACGCTGTCTAAAGTAGGAGGCAAGGGGTTGTTCGTCAAAGAGATTGAACAATCTTTGCTTGATAAACAGACAGATCTGGCAGTCCACAGTATGAAGGATGTACCTTCCGAGCTGCAGAGCGGGCTCGTGATCGGTGCTGTGCCGAAACGGGTTGATCCGCGGGACGTGTTGATATCGCGAGAAGGCACTACACTGGATGAACTGCCGCATGCTGCGCTGGTGGGGACGAGCAGCCTGCGTAGAGCCTCACAACTGCTCGCCTATCGTCCTGATTTGCGGATCGAATCGATTCGCGGCAACATCGATACGAGGATGCGCAAGTTGAACGAAGGCAATTTTGATGCCATCGTGCTGGCAGCAGCCGGACTGGAGCGGGTCGAGTGGGAAGGGGCAGTCAGTCAATACTTGCCTATCGACATCAGTCTGCCGGCTGTCGGACAGGGGGCGTTGGCGATCGAGTGTCGCGCCGATGACGATGAACTGCTGGCGCTGCTGGCCCGTCTCGACGATCAAGAGACGAGGCTTGCGGTTAGTGCGGAGCGGGCCTTTTTGCAGCGGCTGCAAGGGGGCTGTCAGGTTCCGCTCGGGGCGTACGCTACGCTTGCCGGAACAGGAGATGACGGCACACCATCGATCCGCTTGACCGGATTCGTCGGATCACCTGATGGACGTCGTCTGTTTAAACATTCTCAGACAGGTAGTGATCCGGCTGCATTAGGCCGTGCCGTAGCAGAGCATCTGCTCTCCGATGGTGCGGGTGAGGTGCTGGCGGAGGTATTGGAGGAGAATCAGGGATGA
- a CDS encoding precorrin-2 dehydrogenase/sirohydrochlorin ferrochelatase family protein, which produces MRKQYPLMLDLTKRTCLVVGAGEVAVRKIESLLAAGAAVTVISPEADPQVVEWAAQGQLQWHQTTYNGQDVRSYALVIAATDRPDVNLAVHRAVTDCGGWINVVDRPDLCTFTVPSVVRRGKLAIAVSTSGASPSLARKIKQRLEGEFGTEYTGYVDFLAEMRQRVLAQVDDPGVRKQIFRRLLGDVYLHASDEHRYRMAEALLAEAQTDDGGQGGNDDETVESWKPQKQAGAYADKLGH; this is translated from the coding sequence ATGAGAAAGCAGTACCCGCTGATGTTGGATCTTACAAAACGCACCTGTTTGGTGGTCGGTGCAGGGGAAGTGGCTGTACGCAAAATCGAGTCGCTTCTTGCGGCAGGCGCAGCCGTAACCGTAATCTCACCCGAAGCTGACCCGCAGGTGGTAGAGTGGGCCGCTCAGGGACAGCTCCAATGGCACCAGACTACCTACAACGGCCAGGATGTGCGCAGTTACGCACTGGTCATCGCGGCTACAGATCGTCCGGACGTGAACCTTGCCGTCCACCGGGCCGTCACAGACTGTGGCGGCTGGATCAATGTCGTCGATCGGCCTGATTTGTGCACTTTCACCGTTCCGTCTGTCGTCCGGCGGGGAAAGCTGGCTATAGCAGTCTCCACCTCTGGTGCCAGTCCCAGTCTCGCCCGAAAGATCAAACAACGGTTGGAGGGTGAGTTTGGGACCGAGTATACCGGGTATGTCGACTTCCTCGCCGAGATGAGACAGCGCGTGCTCGCGCAAGTAGATGACCCCGGAGTGCGAAAACAAATCTTTCGCCGATTGCTTGGCGACGTGTATCTGCATGCTTCTGACGAACACCGATATCGGATGGCAGAGGCTTTACTTGCAGAAGCTCAGACCGATGACGGAGGACAGGGAGGCAACGATGATGAAACAGTGGAAAGTTGGAAGCCGCAGAAGCAAGCTGGCGCTTACGCAGACAAACTGGGTCATTGA